The following are encoded together in the Capsulimonas corticalis genome:
- a CDS encoding PP2C family protein-serine/threonine phosphatase — MRRADLVRQDAAAYVRNIGDTIRDALLVLDTDLRVLAANALFHTTFRMAADEIKNQFFANLGDGQWHIPELLALLADVSPKMPTFDDFEVSGDFPELGQRVIRISARELIGHDSHAALIVLFIEDVSDQKRASQALLVSELRYRRLFETARDGILILSSEHGKITDANPYMTELLGYPHDELVGKELWEICLLKDEEASRDAFRQLKEQGYIRYEDLPLASKGDKKREVEFVSNIYQEGNTQVIQCNIRDVTERKLLEAKVAVEHKRDKKIATVLQRTMLFQPNEDAFSGLSVQTVYSTASDEALVGGDFWDTFAFDNGHVALVCGDVMGHGLSSAVFTTELKHTLRAYIREHVQPSRILQQMNDYLSESNRLFLKGINTEGGDMPVCLSLAIIDRQTGMGTVSVAAMEGPLLIRTNGVTEVLKASGTPLGMNIEPKSRYHQVDFQLGVGDTLVMTTDGVTEARHGKEFLGDDGLAKLAVKHRHGTLKDMGEAILTGAVDFAHGDLRDDACLVLVRKK; from the coding sequence ATGAGACGCGCCGATTTAGTCCGCCAGGACGCTGCTGCGTACGTCCGAAATATCGGCGACACGATCCGTGACGCTTTGTTGGTCCTCGACACCGACCTCCGAGTTTTAGCCGCGAACGCCCTCTTCCACACTACCTTCCGCATGGCAGCAGATGAGATTAAGAATCAGTTCTTTGCCAACCTAGGCGATGGGCAGTGGCATATTCCAGAACTCCTCGCCCTTCTCGCTGATGTTTCTCCTAAGATGCCCACGTTCGATGATTTTGAGGTCTCTGGTGATTTTCCAGAACTCGGCCAGCGAGTGATACGGATCAGTGCACGAGAACTCATTGGTCATGACAGCCATGCGGCGCTCATTGTTCTTTTTATCGAAGATGTTAGCGACCAGAAGCGCGCGTCACAGGCGTTGCTTGTTTCGGAACTGCGGTATCGTCGATTATTCGAAACGGCTCGTGACGGCATCCTGATTCTTAGCAGTGAGCATGGAAAGATCACGGACGCTAATCCGTACATGACGGAACTCCTGGGTTATCCTCATGATGAACTTGTGGGCAAGGAGCTTTGGGAAATCTGTCTGCTCAAAGATGAAGAGGCCAGTCGCGATGCTTTTCGCCAATTGAAGGAACAAGGCTATATCCGATATGAAGACTTGCCACTCGCAAGTAAGGGAGACAAGAAACGCGAAGTGGAGTTCGTCAGTAATATTTACCAGGAAGGCAATACTCAGGTCATTCAATGCAATATCCGTGATGTGACGGAGCGTAAACTGTTGGAGGCCAAAGTTGCTGTAGAACACAAGCGGGACAAGAAAATCGCGACCGTCCTACAGCGTACAATGCTGTTTCAGCCGAATGAGGATGCCTTTTCTGGATTGTCAGTTCAGACCGTATATTCTACTGCTTCGGACGAAGCGCTCGTTGGCGGCGACTTTTGGGACACATTTGCTTTTGACAATGGGCATGTTGCCTTGGTCTGCGGTGATGTGATGGGACATGGCCTTTCATCCGCCGTGTTTACCACGGAACTCAAGCATACCCTACGAGCATACATACGTGAGCATGTGCAGCCATCACGCATTCTGCAGCAGATGAACGATTATCTTTCTGAGAGCAACCGTCTTTTTTTAAAAGGAATCAACACGGAGGGTGGTGATATGCCCGTGTGTCTGTCGCTTGCGATTATTGACCGACAAACGGGTATGGGAACTGTTTCAGTGGCGGCAATGGAAGGACCGTTGTTGATCCGCACAAATGGCGTCACGGAAGTTTTGAAAGCGTCAGGGACGCCACTCGGCATGAACATCGAGCCGAAGAGCCGATATCACCAGGTGGATTTCCAACTCGGGGTTGGAGATACGCTGGTAATGACCACGGATGGCGTCACGGAAGCGCGGCATGGCAAGGAGTTTCTTGGAGACGATGGACTGGCGAAGCTGGCGGTGAAGCACCGCCACGGAACGCTGAAAGACATGGGCGAGGCAATCTTGACTGGCGCCGTAGATTTTGCTCACGGTGATTTACGCGATGATGCCTGCCTGGTGCTGGTTCGCAAAAAGTGA
- a CDS encoding PP2C family protein-serine/threonine phosphatase — protein MLALRRDLRHNVKGKCSPVTNDPYATTFRGQTSSSKSIPLPAEDRLRLIEANVRDCAIIIMDINGAIVNWNLGAECIMGWSEDEVLGLYAEIYFTTEDRLQRVCARGLARAALKAECEDNRWHVRKDGSRFWGTGTIHSLRERDGRLRGFVEIMHDTTEHKRAETELAAALGRERRNAEILQRSILLGNPRRIHAGLELTAQYVPASADLLVGGDFFDMFPLSDGRVAIVLGDVVGKGLEAAVHTTQIKFALRAFMREHAKPEVAVKCLNEFLCESERLDAERGAAEDRLTRFAVLSTGVIDPITGEASFAGGGAEPPIILTRSGKSQQIDLGGMPLGVIPETDYEATKVHLSGGDLIVLATDGLTESRRGDDFLGCDGLIRLAENAMSLGAVDHIAQAVLEGAREYGGEFRDDVCLLLARMA, from the coding sequence GTGCTGGCGTTGCGCCGAGATTTACGACACAACGTGAAAGGCAAGTGTTCCCCCGTGACAAATGACCCTTACGCCACAACCTTTCGCGGACAAACCAGTTCCAGCAAATCAATCCCGTTGCCTGCCGAGGATCGCCTACGCTTGATCGAAGCGAATGTGCGTGACTGTGCGATCATCATCATGGACATCAATGGCGCGATTGTAAATTGGAACTTAGGCGCCGAGTGCATTATGGGCTGGTCGGAGGACGAAGTTTTGGGGCTTTACGCCGAAATCTACTTTACGACCGAGGATAGACTTCAACGTGTCTGCGCTCGTGGCTTGGCTCGGGCTGCGCTTAAAGCGGAGTGTGAGGACAATCGCTGGCACGTCCGAAAGGACGGCTCACGGTTTTGGGGAACTGGAACCATTCACTCCCTCCGCGAGCGCGACGGAAGGCTGCGTGGATTCGTCGAGATCATGCATGACACTACGGAACACAAGCGGGCGGAGACGGAGCTTGCGGCAGCGCTGGGAAGAGAACGGCGCAACGCCGAGATACTTCAGCGGTCGATCTTGCTGGGCAACCCTCGTCGAATCCATGCGGGGCTGGAGCTGACTGCTCAGTATGTGCCAGCCTCAGCCGATCTGCTGGTGGGAGGTGACTTCTTCGACATGTTCCCGCTCTCCGATGGGCGTGTTGCCATTGTGCTGGGAGATGTGGTGGGCAAGGGTCTCGAAGCGGCGGTGCATACGACCCAGATCAAGTTCGCGCTGCGGGCCTTTATGAGAGAACATGCAAAGCCCGAAGTCGCCGTGAAGTGCCTGAATGAGTTTCTGTGTGAATCCGAGCGCCTGGATGCGGAGCGCGGTGCGGCGGAAGACCGTTTGACCCGATTTGCTGTTCTTTCTACTGGGGTCATCGACCCCATCACGGGAGAAGCAAGTTTCGCGGGCGGGGGAGCTGAGCCACCCATTATTTTGACAAGAAGTGGGAAATCGCAGCAGATCGATCTCGGAGGAATGCCTCTTGGCGTTATCCCCGAAACGGATTACGAAGCGACGAAAGTGCATCTCAGTGGCGGAGATTTGATCGTGCTGGCAACCGATGGTCTCACGGAATCCAGGAGGGGCGACGATTTCCTTGGCTGCGATGGTCTGATCCGCCTCGCTGAGAACGCTATGTCTCTTGGGGCGGTGGATCATATTGCCCAGGCGGTTTTGGAAGGCGCACGCGAATACGGCGGCGAGTTCCGCGATGATGTCTGTTTACTACTTGCTCGCATGGCTTAA
- a CDS encoding PAS domain S-box protein, which translates to MPTRGNEYSPKTAMVAVLVNLQKGAYIVEDVLDTVSSRARNSPLEGGKQHSASRFLYRILDTIDHPLLVLDEEAHICACNCAYSAMLGATQASILKKSIYDIHEHIWNIPRLRALLQAATKEDIPYSIAEISDQYAELGAKIFVFYARKLIRNGRLMVLLSIEDVGPREERGDIHT; encoded by the coding sequence ATGCCAACCCGTGGGAACGAATACTCCCCTAAAACAGCGATGGTCGCTGTACTGGTAAACTTACAGAAGGGCGCGTACATCGTGGAAGATGTTCTGGATACCGTATCGTCCCGTGCGAGAAACAGTCCCTTAGAAGGGGGCAAGCAACACAGCGCGAGTCGATTTCTATATCGAATTCTGGACACCATCGACCACCCGCTTTTGGTACTGGATGAGGAGGCGCATATCTGCGCCTGCAACTGCGCTTACAGTGCTATGCTGGGAGCGACCCAAGCGTCCATACTCAAAAAGTCTATCTATGACATCCACGAACACATTTGGAATATACCTCGACTGCGAGCACTTCTCCAGGCGGCGACGAAGGAAGACATCCCCTACTCCATCGCCGAAATTTCCGACCAATATGCTGAGCTGGGCGCAAAGATTTTCGTGTTCTACGCTCGAAAGCTTATCCGCAATGGACGCTTGATGGTTCTGCTCTCCATTGAAGACGTAGGGCCTCGTGAGGAACGCGGCGACATTCACACATAA
- a CDS encoding PAS domain-containing protein, translating to MQGKDAQEKSSQNTDGDIASERLRRLADNAPLLIGYVDMDGRYLFNNHTYTDWFGVDTAGIHGKEIKEVIGEVAYQAVKHHLQAALSGEVVNDNIPMNYASAGRRFVRTTLIPDKDDSGAIRGVMLFITDDTALREAQDHMIAAYNRLVLVSNIGRAVRSAADPQAIMEMTTAALGETLDADRCYYVTYDLQRDRSIVGPEWRREGVPSISGEHRTSDYSPNRDKNYLAGQTNVIEDAFQLPDSTVARTLGLRAVVRAPIQQEGQMTVLVVAMASEPRQWTDQEISLVETTVSQTRGAVEAAHAAVRERIILRDVLSSVTEGKLNLINSRSETPSPAALVGEAICLTTSAGLHDLRRLCEKASKLAGHTEARTFDLMTAGSEAGMNALVHAGGGTATVRMSDQGQIQVWVEDQGAGIATMNLPKATLSRGYSTQGTLGHGLKMMLETCDRIYLLTGPSGTTIVLEQERETPTIEWL from the coding sequence ATGCAAGGCAAAGACGCGCAAGAAAAATCATCTCAAAACACCGATGGCGATATTGCCAGTGAGCGACTGCGTCGCCTCGCGGATAACGCGCCCTTGCTGATTGGTTATGTCGATATGGACGGGCGATACCTCTTCAACAATCACACATACACGGACTGGTTTGGCGTGGACACTGCGGGCATTCACGGAAAGGAAATCAAGGAAGTCATTGGAGAAGTCGCTTACCAAGCTGTTAAGCATCACTTGCAAGCCGCGCTGTCTGGGGAAGTCGTCAACGACAATATTCCGATGAATTACGCCAGCGCGGGACGCCGTTTCGTTCGCACCACGCTTATTCCTGACAAAGACGATTCTGGGGCCATTCGTGGCGTGATGCTCTTCATCACGGATGATACCGCGCTACGTGAAGCTCAAGATCATATGATCGCCGCATACAATCGGCTCGTGCTGGTCAGCAATATTGGTCGCGCGGTTCGAAGCGCCGCCGATCCGCAGGCCATCATGGAAATGACAACGGCGGCTCTCGGCGAGACTTTGGATGCGGATCGCTGCTATTACGTCACCTACGATCTCCAGCGCGACCGAAGTATCGTCGGTCCTGAATGGAGACGCGAAGGTGTCCCTTCCATCTCGGGCGAGCATCGGACATCGGACTATAGTCCGAACCGCGATAAAAACTATCTTGCAGGACAAACGAATGTCATTGAAGACGCCTTCCAGCTTCCCGATAGCACCGTCGCCCGAACACTGGGGCTGCGAGCCGTTGTGCGGGCTCCAATCCAGCAAGAAGGTCAAATGACGGTGTTAGTCGTGGCGATGGCGAGCGAACCTCGCCAGTGGACGGATCAGGAGATTTCGCTTGTCGAGACCACCGTCTCGCAGACACGCGGAGCGGTCGAGGCGGCGCACGCCGCCGTGCGCGAGCGAATTATTCTTCGTGATGTGCTGTCCAGCGTTACGGAAGGAAAGCTGAATCTGATCAATAGCCGCTCGGAGACGCCATCCCCCGCAGCGCTCGTGGGTGAAGCTATTTGTCTGACGACTTCTGCGGGCTTGCACGACCTTCGGCGCCTCTGTGAGAAGGCGTCGAAGCTGGCGGGGCACACCGAGGCGCGAACGTTCGATTTGATGACAGCGGGGAGCGAAGCAGGCATGAATGCCCTGGTGCACGCGGGCGGCGGGACGGCGACCGTTCGCATGAGCGATCAAGGACAGATTCAAGTTTGGGTTGAAGATCAGGGGGCGGGGATTGCGACGATGAATCTGCCAAAAGCGACCCTGTCGCGCGGATACAGCACTCAGGGAACACTCGGCCACGGCCTCAAGATGATGCTGGAGACGTGTGATCGCATCTACCTTCTCACTGGCCCCAGCGGTACGACTATTGTGCTTGAGCAGGAGCGAGAAACTCCGACGATTGAGTGGTTATAG
- a CDS encoding four-helix bundle copper-binding protein, producing the protein MCEALLRLCKTCSASVDLMSRHIQIYKKILALCAKSCRACVEECEKYSQQECQRCAEACRRYADECESAIAITV; encoded by the coding sequence ATGTGCGAAGCGTTGCTGCGCCTGTGCAAAACTTGTTCCGCCAGTGTCGATCTCATGTCGCGGCACATCCAGATTTACAAAAAGATTTTGGCTCTGTGCGCGAAATCTTGCCGCGCATGTGTCGAAGAATGTGAGAAATACTCACAACAGGAGTGCCAGCGCTGCGCGGAGGCATGTCGCCGCTACGCAGATGAGTGCGAGTCAGCGATAGCAATCACGGTATAG
- a CDS encoding DUF1622 domain-containing protein produces MEIMHLNAEGGVRLLVQWLRLGVETLGALIVGMGVLLAAILFLKALLARETANFNAIRLLLARYLALALEFQLGADILSTAVAPSWTEIGKLGAIAVIRTTLNYFLSKEMKEERGGDMTGAEIEVEAKAVGK; encoded by the coding sequence ATGGAGATCATGCATTTGAACGCGGAGGGCGGGGTTCGCTTATTGGTCCAGTGGTTGCGCCTGGGAGTCGAGACGCTCGGGGCTTTGATTGTGGGAATGGGGGTGCTGCTGGCCGCGATCCTATTTCTCAAGGCGCTTCTTGCTCGCGAGACCGCCAACTTCAACGCGATCCGATTGTTGCTGGCGCGGTACCTGGCGTTGGCTTTGGAGTTTCAGCTAGGCGCGGATATTCTGTCGACTGCTGTCGCGCCAAGCTGGACAGAGATCGGGAAGCTGGGCGCAATTGCCGTGATTCGCACAACGTTGAACTATTTTCTGTCCAAGGAGATGAAAGAGGAGCGGGGAGGGGATATGACTGGAGCGGAGATCGAGGTGGAAGCGAAAGCGGTGGGGAAGTGA
- a CDS encoding HPP family protein, giving the protein MAPQTENHHTVIPKKSETRSMRAQFALAILPTLTVLVVFALVEAWSRQRLLFASLASSSFLIYLDPEHKTNSTRTLMLAQGLAGIVGFGTHMIFGPSYWAAGGAMVIVIFGMIIMQAMHPPAVSTVLSFAFSAGKGGGLALFGLCIGLIIMLVALQRASVWLFRRTLAWEER; this is encoded by the coding sequence ATGGCACCCCAGACCGAGAACCACCACACTGTCATTCCGAAAAAATCGGAAACCCGCTCCATGCGCGCCCAGTTTGCGCTGGCAATCCTCCCGACTTTAACTGTTCTCGTGGTTTTCGCTCTGGTCGAAGCGTGGAGCCGCCAGCGTCTACTCTTTGCCTCTCTCGCCTCCAGCTCATTTCTCATCTATCTCGATCCCGAGCATAAAACCAACAGTACACGGACCCTAATGCTCGCGCAGGGCTTAGCGGGAATCGTGGGCTTTGGGACACACATGATTTTTGGCCCAAGCTACTGGGCGGCGGGCGGAGCGATGGTGATCGTCATTTTTGGCATGATCATCATGCAGGCTATGCATCCGCCTGCGGTCTCCACGGTGCTTTCCTTTGCCTTCAGTGCGGGAAAGGGAGGTGGCTTGGCGCTGTTCGGTCTGTGCATAGGACTGATCATCATGTTGGTGGCTCTCCAGCGGGCGTCCGTATGGTTGTTCAGGCGAACGCTGGCGTGGGAGGAGCGATAA
- a CDS encoding HEAT repeat domain-containing protein yields the protein MDDIKTLVHQLFNANRTKAMVQLAERGEEAVEALVVALGYQNTPVQQAAERVLRQIGPVAVPAIVLGLRSDNKRLRHTAASVLGRFGDARAVEPLISALADTESVVQWAATISLGRLQDARAVEALSKLLQTKSRTFRDVVTRALGEINDLSSLPPLFVVLGDVSTTVRKSAKDGLINQSSHADTRLLEELRYRRSPAVRARLIHVLERRKTLEAIPLFMASLNDPDDVVIIAAAHALGELKISIALEPLIKLTETGSAPVQAAAARALGKIGDPSVVAPLIKLLSHDDPNVLDAATESLATLADPRSVEPLLALLHSGPSWVPRNVTWALARIGGEHTIEGLISALIDREEDLSSYATDALRIVGDPAVPKVLELLRSPNETDRERAAQVLWYLEAPGAADHLLEALGDETLYGRDAIMGALRQIDSPDVDAALIAALHDHDPLVRSTAASALGEREVPESVEPLIHALSDASAEVRAAAALALGNQHNALALSPLIETLKDTDDDVTYGALKSLVTLKDKQAMAAILPFLSHSSENHRAQAAQALGKIADPGAVGALLEMFADRSFYVKGHVFEALAAIGDPRAVEPLIEVLLTEVRHTLRLRAAEALQKFTDPRVVTAFTLVVDDPNPHVRYVVASLLAQHDDPGILPYLKMLALDEHDGVREIAQEGVERILSGDHSIAVKAI from the coding sequence ATGGACGATATTAAAACCCTCGTACATCAACTCTTCAACGCAAACCGCACAAAGGCCATGGTTCAGCTCGCCGAGCGCGGAGAAGAAGCAGTGGAAGCCCTTGTCGTGGCGCTTGGATACCAAAACACTCCAGTGCAACAAGCCGCCGAGAGAGTGTTGCGTCAGATCGGACCTGTGGCTGTTCCCGCAATCGTTCTCGGTCTCCGATCCGACAACAAACGGCTACGGCATACGGCGGCATCAGTGCTTGGACGATTTGGGGACGCGAGAGCTGTTGAGCCGCTGATCTCTGCTCTTGCCGACACGGAGAGCGTCGTCCAGTGGGCAGCCACCATTTCCCTGGGACGCCTCCAAGATGCGCGTGCCGTGGAAGCACTTTCAAAACTACTCCAAACAAAAAGCCGCACATTCCGAGATGTGGTGACCAGGGCGCTTGGAGAGATCAACGATCTATCATCATTACCACCACTCTTCGTCGTCCTGGGCGATGTGAGTACCACGGTTCGAAAATCAGCCAAAGACGGGCTCATAAACCAAAGTTCCCATGCCGATACACGATTGTTGGAGGAACTGCGCTATCGCCGCAGCCCCGCCGTGCGTGCTCGGCTAATTCACGTTCTCGAACGCCGTAAAACCTTAGAAGCCATTCCCTTATTCATGGCTTCACTCAACGATCCCGATGATGTGGTCATAATAGCCGCTGCGCATGCACTTGGGGAATTGAAGATTTCCATCGCCCTGGAGCCACTGATCAAACTTACTGAAACAGGCTCCGCTCCAGTTCAGGCGGCGGCTGCGCGTGCCCTGGGTAAGATCGGCGATCCAAGTGTCGTGGCCCCCCTGATCAAACTGCTGTCCCACGATGATCCAAATGTTCTCGACGCCGCCACGGAGTCGTTGGCAACTTTGGCCGATCCCAGGAGTGTCGAACCACTCCTTGCCCTACTCCATTCGGGGCCAAGCTGGGTTCCGCGTAACGTGACCTGGGCGCTGGCACGCATCGGCGGTGAGCACACCATTGAGGGTTTAATCTCGGCGCTTATAGATCGAGAAGAGGATTTATCGTCTTATGCCACTGACGCGCTTCGCATCGTGGGTGATCCCGCCGTTCCGAAAGTCCTGGAACTGCTTCGTTCACCAAATGAAACAGACAGAGAGCGTGCCGCGCAAGTATTGTGGTATTTGGAAGCTCCAGGGGCTGCCGACCATTTATTGGAAGCATTGGGAGATGAAACTCTTTATGGCCGCGACGCGATAATGGGAGCCTTGAGACAGATCGATAGCCCCGATGTGGATGCCGCACTCATAGCCGCTCTCCACGATCATGATCCTTTGGTGCGGAGCACTGCGGCATCGGCCTTGGGCGAACGTGAGGTTCCAGAGAGTGTAGAACCGCTGATCCACGCGCTCAGTGATGCCAGCGCCGAGGTACGCGCTGCCGCTGCGTTGGCTTTGGGTAATCAACATAATGCTCTGGCTCTTAGCCCTTTGATCGAGACGCTGAAAGACACCGACGACGATGTGACATATGGCGCGCTGAAATCCCTTGTTACTCTAAAGGATAAGCAAGCCATGGCAGCGATCTTACCCTTTCTTTCTCACTCCAGCGAAAATCACCGCGCCCAGGCCGCTCAAGCGCTGGGGAAGATAGCCGATCCAGGCGCTGTCGGTGCATTACTCGAAATGTTCGCCGACCGATCCTTTTATGTCAAAGGCCACGTGTTTGAAGCTCTGGCTGCAATTGGCGACCCTCGGGCCGTAGAGCCGCTCATCGAAGTGTTGCTGACCGAAGTCCGCCACACTTTGCGTCTCCGCGCAGCCGAAGCCTTGCAAAAGTTCACGGACCCGCGTGTGGTTACTGCGTTCACACTCGTGGTGGATGATCCAAATCCGCACGTTCGGTATGTGGTCGCGTCCCTGTTGGCGCAACACGATGATCCAGGTATTTTGCCTTATTTGAAGATGCTGGCCCTGGATGAGCATGATGGTGTTCGGGAGATTGCACAAGAAGGCGTGGAGAGAATACTTAGCGGCGACCACTCCATAGCGGTCAAGGCTATTTGA
- a CDS encoding restriction endonuclease, whose amino-acid sequence MSSSSQYDKMVDNYLDIDTTKSGTRYEILTALVSKALYENTKVTHDAKLIGASGAPHQIDVTIETEGRLKRIVIECKDFDVSQGKVGISIVQSFITVANMTKADRAIIVTPVGFTRDAIKLAKYNNIELIVLREFLDTDWGNFIRQIVIEANAWYPEIKSLSYTWPNPQIDPDLDRDLKDNNLSLSQISQDDEIYVYVEDVRFQIIEIVQKHIDGILFDLKSPSPIVIPISIPTNSLQVSGSKKYPLSSLELEVEFRLAVTNTVTKNVDRLAKLLVSQVDADYIVWDDELKKYTIDKDTGEIIPSP is encoded by the coding sequence ATGAGCAGTTCATCCCAATACGATAAGATGGTTGATAATTACTTAGACATCGACACCACCAAATCTGGCACGCGATATGAAATATTGACTGCGCTAGTATCGAAGGCACTCTACGAAAACACAAAAGTGACTCACGACGCTAAGCTTATTGGCGCAAGTGGCGCACCACATCAAATTGATGTGACGATTGAAACGGAAGGGAGATTGAAGCGCATTGTCATAGAATGCAAAGACTTTGATGTTTCGCAAGGTAAAGTTGGCATAAGTATTGTCCAAAGTTTTATTACTGTAGCGAACATGACAAAAGCGGATCGTGCCATCATTGTAACTCCTGTAGGCTTCACAAGGGACGCAATCAAACTTGCAAAGTACAATAATATTGAGTTGATAGTTCTTAGAGAATTCTTGGATACAGATTGGGGGAATTTCATTCGTCAAATAGTTATCGAGGCTAACGCCTGGTATCCTGAGATTAAGTCATTAAGTTATACTTGGCCGAACCCACAGATTGACCCTGATCTTGACAGAGACTTAAAGGATAATAATCTTTCATTGAGCCAAATATCGCAAGACGATGAAATTTATGTTTATGTGGAAGACGTGAGATTTCAAATTATAGAGATTGTTCAGAAACACATCGACGGCATTCTATTTGACCTTAAATCCCCCAGTCCTATAGTAATCCCAATCTCCATACCAACCAACAGTCTTCAAGTATCAGGAAGCAAAAAATATCCCCTGAGTAGCCTTGAATTGGAAGTGGAATTCCGACTTGCAGTTACTAACACAGTAACGAAAAATGTCGACAGGTTAGCTAAGTTGTTAGTTAGTCAAGTCGATGCCGATTATATAGTATGGGATGATGAATTGAAAAAATATACAATTGATAAAGATACAGGTGAAATAATTCCCAGTCCATAG
- a CDS encoding DNA polymerase Y family protein, translating into MIVCIRTEAIGIACERARLPHLIGQPIVLATADGAVRYASAEARSMGISKGLSTSTASALCQGLIVLPYDQASYAETAEAIWDVVAVETNSVEPIDPELCYAEFDGPDVVGRVQHLAVTIADKIGVPISVGLGSSKLVARAAALVRTKDRDAQVHVEVIEQGHEPYVLAQFPVGFLPGLDAKLVQRLGKLGITAIGNIRKIPVSELERQVNKQMSLKLRRLAIGEDSDPVQALWPQQRIEARHAFDDEVRHDEIIAQALQACVVKIAFDLQRTGKYCRTVALTIKADDQSFVFESEHLYSPSHDAVTLLRTAKRLLARLRLQKPVVEISLAVMGIDAGESVQLTLLDTVGNSDCFAHERRISLEAEMRTLRKRYGPASVVSGSLLLKSSKVNLWTHALTKRRDERVRVSTDQFGIPVRYSRSERSTYDSGRYEITRVIDQWRSSTWSWGKIAEVDAYRVMTEPDGTFELHRIGSEWRLRAMAD; encoded by the coding sequence ATGATCGTATGTATCCGCACGGAAGCTATCGGGATCGCGTGTGAACGAGCGCGGCTTCCGCACCTTATTGGACAGCCGATTGTCTTGGCGACGGCGGACGGAGCCGTAAGGTACGCATCGGCGGAGGCAAGGTCGATGGGGATATCCAAAGGTTTATCGACATCTACCGCCAGCGCGCTCTGCCAGGGCCTGATCGTGCTACCATATGACCAGGCTTCCTATGCAGAAACCGCTGAAGCGATTTGGGATGTCGTCGCTGTAGAGACAAACTCAGTTGAACCGATCGATCCCGAACTTTGTTACGCCGAGTTCGACGGACCAGATGTCGTGGGGCGCGTGCAGCATCTCGCCGTGACCATCGCTGACAAGATCGGCGTGCCAATTTCGGTCGGGCTGGGAAGCTCGAAGCTGGTCGCGCGCGCAGCGGCACTGGTCAGAACCAAGGACCGCGATGCCCAGGTTCATGTCGAGGTGATCGAGCAGGGTCATGAACCTTATGTCCTCGCCCAGTTTCCCGTGGGTTTTCTTCCTGGTCTGGACGCCAAGCTCGTCCAGCGGCTCGGGAAGCTCGGCATAACGGCCATCGGCAACATCCGCAAAATCCCAGTCAGCGAACTGGAAAGGCAAGTCAACAAGCAGATGTCTCTAAAACTGCGACGCCTTGCCATCGGTGAGGACAGTGATCCAGTGCAGGCTCTGTGGCCGCAGCAACGGATTGAGGCGCGTCATGCCTTCGATGACGAAGTTCGCCATGATGAGATCATCGCCCAAGCGTTGCAGGCGTGTGTGGTCAAGATCGCCTTCGACCTTCAACGCACTGGGAAATACTGCCGCACGGTCGCGCTCACAATCAAAGCCGATGATCAATCGTTCGTCTTCGAAAGCGAGCACCTCTATTCGCCATCCCACGATGCGGTCACCCTGCTGCGAACCGCCAAACGACTTCTGGCACGCCTTCGGTTGCAGAAACCTGTGGTCGAGATTTCTCTAGCAGTAATGGGGATCGATGCTGGCGAAAGCGTACAACTCACGCTTTTGGATACTGTTGGCAATTCCGACTGTTTCGCTCACGAACGCCGCATCAGCCTTGAGGCTGAAATGCGAACCCTCCGCAAACGGTATGGACCAGCCTCGGTCGTGTCAGGTTCACTGCTACTCAAGTCATCAAAAGTGAATCTCTGGACCCACGCTTTAACGAAGCGCCGCGATGAGCGGGTCCGCGTATCCACAGATCAATTCGGCATCCCCGTCCGATACAGTCGATCAGAACGCTCAACGTACGACAGCGGGCGTTACGAAATCACGCGAGTGATCGATCAATGGCGGTCGTCAACCTGGTCCTGGGGCAAGATTGCCGAGGTCGACGCCTATCGGGTGATGACGGAACCTGATGGGACGTTCGAGTTGCATCGGATAGGCTCTGAGTGGCGGCTGCGTGCAATGGCGGATTAG